A stretch of Zymoseptoria tritici IPO323 chromosome 1, whole genome shotgun sequence DNA encodes these proteins:
- the TKL1 gene encoding uncharacterized protein (transketolase; glycolaldehydetransferase), whose amino-acid sequence MGYTKTDELAINTIRTLAIDATFKANSGHPGAPMGCAPLAHVLFNKFMTFNPKNPSWLNRDRFVLSNGHGCMLQYALLHLFGYGVSMDDLKAFRQLDSITPGHPEAHDTPGIEVTTGPLGQGFANAVGLAIAQAHTAGVFNKPGFELVNNHTYVLFGDGCAMEGIASEAASTAGHLQLGNLIAIYDDNHISIDGDTKCAFTEDVSKRFEAYGWNVIWVKDGDSDLEGIEKALSEAKAVKDKPTMIRLTTTIGFGSKLQGTGGVHGNPLKEDDVKQVKEKWGFDPEKTFQVAQEVYDMYHKHAAEGAAAEEEWNKLFEKYSSEHKDLAADLKRRQTKALPEGWQTKLPVYKPSDKAVASRKLSESVLEAIYEAVPELLSGSADLTGSNNTRWKSAVDFQPPSLGIGEWSGRYLRYGVREHAMAGIMNGISAYGTLIPAGGTFLNFVSYAAGSVRLSSLSHQRVIYIATHDSIGLGEDGPTHQPIETLAHFRALPNMMVWRPADGNETSAAYYVALTSTGTPSILALTRQNLPQLENSTLENGIKGGYVALEDKSAQITLVATGSEVSLCLEAVKNLKDNKGVAARVVSMPCMEVFDAQPKEYKLSVIPDGIPALSVEVMSTMGWEKYTHEQFGLNRFGASGPYKDVYAKFEFTPEGISKRAVATIDFYKEVKPLRSPLNRAFQQLI is encoded by the exons ATGGGATACACCAAGACAGACGAGTTGGCCATCAACACCATCAGGACCCTCGCC ATCGATGCCACATTCAAGGCGAACAGCGGCC ACCCCGGCGCTCCCATGGGATGCGCTCCCCTCGCTCACGTCCTCTTCAACAAGTTCATGACCTTCAACCCAAAGAACCCATCATGGCTCAACCGCGACCGATTTGTACTCTCCAACGGCCACGGCTGCATGCTCCAATatgctctcctccacctgTTCGGCTACGGCGTCAGCATGGATGACCTGAAGGCATTCCGCCAGCTCGACAGCATCACCCCGGGTCACCCTGAGGCTCACGACACACCCGGTATCGAGGTGACCACTGGTCCCCTGGGACAGGGTTTCGCCAACGCTGTTGGTTTGGCCATTGCCCAGGCTCACACCGCGGGCGTGTTCAACAAGCCAGGCTTTGAGCTTGTCAACAACCACACATACGTACTTTTTGGTGATGGATGCGCCATGGAGGGAATCGCCAGTGAGGCTGCCTCCACCGCCGGTCACTTGCAGCTCGGCAACCTCATCGCCATTTACGATGACAACCACATTTCCATTG ACGGCGACACCAAGTGCGCCTTCACCGAGGACGTTAGCAAGCGCTTCGAGGCATACGGCTGGAACGTGATCTGGGTCAAGGACGGCGACAGCGATCTCGAGGGTATCGAGAAGGCCCTCTCTGAGGCCAAGGCCGTCAAAGACAAGCCAACCATGATCAGACTCACGACCACCATTGGTTTCGGCTCCAAGCTCCAGGGAACTGGTGGCGTGCACGGAAACCCTCTCAAGGAGGACGACGTCAAGCAGGTCAAGGAGAAGTGGGGTTTCGACCCAGAGAAGACCTTCCAGGTCGCACAAGAGGTTTACGACATGTACCACAAGCACGCCGCAGAGggcgctgctgctgaggaggagtggAATAAGCTGTTCGAGAAGTACAGCAGCGAGCACAAGGACCTTGCGGCCGACCTCAAGCGTCGCCAGACCAAGGCCCTGCCAGAGGGCTGGCAGACGAAGCTCCCGGTCTACAAGCCATCCGACAAGGCCGTTGCTTCGCGTAAGCTTTCCGAGAGCGTCCTCGAGGCCATCTACGAGGCCGTTCCTGAGCTCCTCTCCGGATCTGCCGATTTGACCGGCTCCAACAACACCCGCTGGAAGAGCGCCGTCGATTTCCAGCCACCAAGCCTCGGCATTGGTGAGTGGAGTGGTCGTTACCTCCGCTACGGTGTGCGCGAGCACGCCATGGCCGGTATCATGAACGGTATCTCTGCGTATGGTACCCTCATTCCAGCCGGTGGCACTTTCTTGAACTTCGTCTCCTACGCCGCTGGATCGGTCCGTCTCTCATCTCTCTCGCACCAGCGCGTCATCTACATCGCCACTCACGACTCCATCGGTCTCGGAGAGGACGGTCCTACCCATCAGCCTATCGAGACTCTTGCACACTTCCGCGCTCTGCCAAACATGATGGTGTGGCGCCCAGCCGACGGCAACGAGACTTCTGCCGCATATTACGTCGCTCTCACATCCACCGGCACCCCGTCCATCCTCGCATTGACCCGCCAGAACCTGCCTCAACTCGAGAACTCCACCCTCGAGAACGGCATCAAGGGTGGGTACGTCGCTCTCGAGGACAAGTCTGCTCAGATCACTCTCGTCGCCACCGGTTCAGAAGTGTCTCTCTGCTTAGAGGCCGTCAAGAACCTCAAGGACAACAAGGGCGTCGCTGCTCGTGTCGTGTCGATGCCTTGTATGGAGGTCTTTGATGCCCAGCCGAAGGAGTACAAGCTGTCGGTCATCCCAGACGGCATTCCAGCTCTCAGTGTCGAGGTCATGAGCACCATGGGATGGGAGAAGTACACACACGAGCAGTTCGGCCTGAACCGCTTCGGTGCTTCTGGCCCATACAAGGACGTCTACGCG AAATTCGAGTTCACCCCTGAGGGCATCTCAAAGCGCGCCGTTGCCACCATCGACTTCTACAAGGAGGTCAAGCCTCTGCGCTCGCCGCTCAACCGCGCGTTCCAGCAGCTCATCTAA